GGGTCGTCCGCCACCAGCAGGTCGCGGCCTGGTTGGGCAGCGATCCCTTCGTTGCCGATGGAAGTGGCGACCACCGGTCGGGCGGCGGCCAGGGCGTCGAGGATCTTGACGATGATCCCGCCTCCGGTCAAGATCGGCGCCACGAACACCGCCGCTTCTTTGTAGCAGCGGTCAATATCGTCGACGAAACCGGGCACCTCCACCTTGGGGTCAGCTGCCGCTAGCATGGTCAATTCTTCCGGCGGACCGTTGCCGGCGATGATGAACCGCGCTTCGGGAATCTTGCGGCGGACCAGAGGGAGCACTTCCCGGTAGAACCAGAGCGCAGCATCGACGTTCACCTGGCGGTGCCGATAGGCGGCAAGGAAGAGAATCGTGTTCGGTTTCGTTGCGTGGTGCTGCCCGGAGATATCCATCCCCGCTGGGATCGGCACCGTCTTCACCCTGGCCGCAAGCTCCGGCGCCATCCGCAGCAGGTAGTGCCGGTCGAACTCCGAGACGGTGAAGATCGCGGCAAAACGCCGCATGATGCGGCGTTCGGCCGCCCGGGTCAGCAGATATCTGAGCCCGGCCGGCAGTCGGGCCGCCCCCCTTGCCTGCTGCATCCGCCGCTCGGCCGGTTTGGTGATGACATCGTGGGCGTCGAGCACCATCGGGGTCTTCCCCCTGCAGATGAGCAGGGCCGTCTCCACCCATTCCACCTGGACGACATCGAACTCTCCCGAACGGATCAGGCGATCGGCAAAGCGGCTGAAGCCGAGATAATTGCCGACCAGGCGCAGGCTTTCCAGCACCCCTCGCTGCGTCACACCCGGGTAGGTGAAGGGGTGGATCGTCGCACAGAGCGGCCGCAGCGAATCGAGCAGCGGCAGCTCCGACTCCTCCAGGCGAGTGGCGAGGTGGATCTCGTGCCGCTGTGCCAGGTTTCGCAGAATTTCATAGACATACCGCCCGCCGGCGTGTCGGGACTTCTGTTGGGGGAGGAACAGGCTGACGAACAGGATCTTCACCGGGACGGCCTCAATTCGACGGTTGTTCCAAGCTCATTTGCATGGCATTTAGAGAAACCCGAACAACGTGATGACAGAAATGCTCTATATTTTTGCGCCGATCGTTGCTTCCAATCAATCGATGATATCCCCATCCTTCAATAGCACCTTGCGCAGGTAAAAGGTCCTGAGCCGATCGAGCGCCTGTCGGCCGCACATCTGTAGTACGACCTGCTGAAGGACGTGCAGGATCATTGTCTTGTAATAGCTGGCGAGATAAGCGGCATGCCGACGGCTGAACCGTCCGAAGCTGCCCCGGTTGATCTGTTTCGCTTCGGCCAGTGACGCGACATAATACCGGCTGGTCAGGCCGGTATCCCGGTAGTTCACCAGATATGCTTCCACATGAACCATAGTCACCTTGGCGGCAGCCGCCCGCAACAGGAAATCATAATCCGCTGCGAACCGGAAATCCTCCCGGTATCCCCCGAGCTCCCGATAAACATCGCGATGCACGAACATCGCCTGATGGCAGATGGACATTCCCAGCCAGTAACGAAGAGAGGCATGGTTTCGGTACTTCAGGGATAGATCTTCCTGCAGCACGTAATTGTTGCCGTAATAGATACCTTCCGTTCTTTTTTCAAGGTAGGCCGCTACGGTTTTCTCCAGCGCGTCCGGCTCGTAAAAATCATCCGCATTGAGAAGGCCGATCAACTCTCCCTGCGCCAACCGCAGCCCCTTGTTCATTGCGTTGTAGATGCCGCTGTCCGCTTCGCTGACCCAGAAATCGATCCGGTCCTCGTATCTCCTGATGATGTCGAGCGTACCGTCGGTGGAACCGCCGTCGACCACGATGTATTCGAAATTCCGGTAGCTCTGACCCAAAACGCTGGTAATCGCCTGCTCGATGTGCTCTGCGCCATTGAAAACGACGGTGACGATCGACACCAGCGGGGCGCCGGGTTCGGATTGCCGGGGAGCGGCACCGGTAGTTCTGAGTCCACCGTTCATACTTTCAGACCCAGCGCTGTTCATCGTGACTGAAACAGAACAGGCCGTGCGGATTGAGCTTTTTCTTCCAGGCGATCGGCGCCTTCCACATGACGGCATCGAAACAGGCCCAGGCCAGATCGAGCGGATTCGGCTTTTTCCCGCCAAGGATTTCGCCCATCTCCTGCTGGTAGGCCGCCATGTCTTGGGAGAGCTGCCCCCGGTGGGTTCTGAAACCGCCGAGATGGCTCAGCACGACTTTCAACTCCGCCTGCCCGGCGAACTGGTGCCAGAGGTAATAATCCCCGGCGCTGCGGAATCGGGCCAGCCGCTCAAAATCAAGGAACTGATGCAGACGGGAGCTCCAGAAAGTCGATTCCTGCTGCACGAAGGGGAGCATCCGGCCGTAGACGCCGCACGCGAAGAGCCTTGTCCGGTAGCGGAACGGCAGGGAGATACCTACCAGTTGCGACTGCTCGTTGTAGTTGACCGAGAGGCCCGTCAGCCACTCCGCCCGGCCGCTGTCGAAAATGTCCAGCACGACATCGAAGGCATGCTTGTCGTAAAAGTCGCCGGCATTGATATAGGTACAGATTTCGCCCGTCGCCATCCTGAGTCCGCCAGCCAGCGCCTCGTACATGCCGTGATCGCTTCGGGACAGAATCCGTACCGAACCGTACCGGAATCCCTTCGACGCAGCTTCGGCAATAGCCACGGTCCGGTCGGTGGAAAGCCCGTCGCAGATGATGTACTCCAGCTCCGCCCGGCCCGACAGGAGCGCCGATTGGGTCAGCACCGATTCGACGGTTTCGCCGATGAAGCGTTCGGCGTTGCGACAGGGAGTAATGATGGAGATTTTTTTCATTGGCGCCTTTTGACTGTAGGGGCGAGGCATTGCCTCGCCCAGGGCGA
The DNA window shown above is from Desulfuromonadales bacterium and carries:
- a CDS encoding glycosyltransferase family 4 protein; amino-acid sequence: MKILFVSLFLPQQKSRHAGGRYVYEILRNLAQRHEIHLATRLEESELPLLDSLRPLCATIHPFTYPGVTQRGVLESLRLVGNYLGFSRFADRLIRSGEFDVVQVEWVETALLICRGKTPMVLDAHDVITKPAERRMQQARGAARLPAGLRYLLTRAAERRIMRRFAAIFTVSEFDRHYLLRMAPELAARVKTVPIPAGMDISGQHHATKPNTILFLAAYRHRQVNVDAALWFYREVLPLVRRKIPEARFIIAGNGPPEELTMLAAADPKVEVPGFVDDIDRCYKEAAVFVAPILTGGGIIVKILDALAAARPVVATSIGNEGIAAQPGRDLLVADDPATFAAHVVKLLQEPEYARTLGANGAEFVKQNYGIDSVIARLENNLAEVAKMERQKP
- a CDS encoding glycosyltransferase family 2 protein, coding for MNGGLRTTGAAPRQSEPGAPLVSIVTVVFNGAEHIEQAITSVLGQSYRNFEYIVVDGGSTDGTLDIIRRYEDRIDFWVSEADSGIYNAMNKGLRLAQGELIGLLNADDFYEPDALEKTVAAYLEKRTEGIYYGNNYVLQEDLSLKYRNHASLRYWLGMSICHQAMFVHRDVYRELGGYREDFRFAADYDFLLRAAAAKVTMVHVEAYLVNYRDTGLTSRYYVASLAEAKQINRGSFGRFSRRHAAYLASYYKTMILHVLQQVVLQMCGRQALDRLRTFYLRKVLLKDGDIID
- a CDS encoding glycosyltransferase, whose amino-acid sequence is MKKISIITPCRNAERFIGETVESVLTQSALLSGRAELEYIICDGLSTDRTVAIAEAASKGFRYGSVRILSRSDHGMYEALAGGLRMATGEICTYINAGDFYDKHAFDVVLDIFDSGRAEWLTGLSVNYNEQSQLVGISLPFRYRTRLFACGVYGRMLPFVQQESTFWSSRLHQFLDFERLARFRSAGDYYLWHQFAGQAELKVVLSHLGGFRTHRGQLSQDMAAYQQEMGEILGGKKPNPLDLAWACFDAVMWKAPIAWKKKLNPHGLFCFSHDEQRWV